A single Sulfurihydrogenibium sp. DNA region contains:
- the mtnA gene encoding S-methyl-5-thioribose-1-phosphate isomerase, with amino-acid sequence MRKLKDIKPLELKDDVLYVINQLKLPHELVWEKLETLADYEKAIKDMIVRGAPLIGIVGAYGFYTGIKEGIDYIQVYERLKQTRPTAVNLFWALDRMKSIYEKYGNDLNLLLKEAKRIEVEDYHANRSIGGYGEVLIPKKANILTHCNTGALATAGWGTALGIIRSAFENDKDITVYVDETRPYLQGSRLTAWELLQEGIPHYIITDSSAGFLIKKGMIDVIVVGADRITLNGDVANKIGTYSLSILAKHHNIPLYVAAPSSSFDFNLESGDEIPIEERNEDEVKNCHCCKVAPQQSKALNYSFDITPAENITAIITEKGIIEKPNKEKILKFFGRKLS; translated from the coding sequence GTGAGAAAGTTAAAAGATATAAAGCCGTTAGAACTTAAAGATGATGTTTTATATGTAATAAATCAGTTAAAACTTCCACATGAGTTAGTATGGGAAAAGCTTGAAACCTTAGCAGACTATGAAAAAGCAATAAAAGATATGATTGTTAGAGGTGCTCCGTTAATCGGAATAGTTGGAGCATATGGATTTTATACAGGAATAAAAGAAGGCATTGATTACATTCAAGTTTATGAAAGATTAAAACAGACAAGACCAACGGCAGTAAACCTGTTTTGGGCTCTTGATAGAATGAAATCTATCTATGAAAAATACGGAAATGATTTAAACCTGCTTCTAAAAGAGGCAAAGAGAATAGAAGTAGAAGATTATCACGCAAACAGGTCGATTGGTGGATACGGAGAGGTTTTAATTCCAAAGAAAGCAAACATTTTAACCCATTGTAATACCGGTGCATTGGCAACTGCCGGCTGGGGAACAGCTCTTGGAATCATAAGGTCTGCATTTGAAAATGATAAAGATATAACCGTTTACGTAGATGAAACAAGACCTTATCTACAAGGTTCAAGATTGACCGCTTGGGAGCTTTTGCAAGAGGGGATACCTCATTATATAATTACAGACTCATCAGCCGGCTTTTTAATTAAAAAAGGAATGATAGATGTAATCGTAGTTGGTGCCGATAGAATAACATTAAACGGTGATGTAGCAAATAAAATAGGAACTTATAGCCTTTCAATCCTTGCAAAACATCACAATATTCCGCTCTATGTTGCAGCTCCAAGCTCTAGCTTTGATTTTAACTTAGAATCTGGAGATGAAATACCAATTGAAGAAAGAAACGAAGATGAAGTAAAAAACTGTCACTGCTGTAAAGTTGCACCGCAGCAGTCTAAAGCATTAAACTACTCATTTGACATAACACCTGCAGAAAATATTACAGCTATAATAACAGAAAAAGGTATAATAGAAAAGCCAAATAAGGAAAAAATTTTAAAATTTTTTGGGAGAAAGTTATCATGA
- a CDS encoding YvcK family protein produces MKVVAIGGGTGLSTLLRGLKYFVPDIIQDLTAIVTVSDNGGSTGILRKELNIPAPGDVRNCITALAEDEDILTKVMQYRFEEGEGLKGHSFGNLFLTVLTKITGDFLEAVEITSKILKIKGHIIPSTDSMVNLVAEFTDGNIIKGEVEITEYGRKLIAKIKRIWLEPEDVRAPQKAVDSILDADMIILGPGSLFTSIIPNLLIKDIRDVVLNSKAFKLYICNVMTQYGETDGFTASDHVKALNKIVTGDEESTFLNAVLLNTTIPPDEVLKRYLKENSEPVVADVGNLSRMGLTVYAKDLLDEGNYARHSPKKLDAAILEIINNLKVHAV; encoded by the coding sequence ATGAAAGTTGTAGCAATTGGTGGGGGAACTGGATTAAGCACACTTTTAAGAGGATTAAAGTATTTTGTCCCGGACATAATACAGGATTTGACAGCTATAGTTACGGTTTCTGATAATGGGGGAAGCACCGGGATTTTAAGAAAAGAGCTTAACATACCTGCTCCTGGGGATGTTAGAAACTGTATTACAGCTTTGGCTGAAGATGAGGATATACTAACAAAAGTAATGCAGTATAGATTTGAAGAAGGGGAAGGTCTGAAAGGTCATAGCTTTGGAAATTTATTTTTGACTGTTTTGACAAAAATTACAGGAGATTTTTTAGAAGCTGTAGAAATAACATCCAAAATCTTAAAAATTAAAGGTCATATAATTCCATCTACAGATTCCATGGTAAATTTGGTAGCAGAGTTTACAGATGGAAATATCATTAAAGGTGAAGTTGAAATTACAGAGTATGGTAGAAAATTAATCGCAAAGATAAAAAGGATATGGCTTGAGCCGGAGGATGTAAGAGCTCCACAAAAAGCTGTAGATAGTATATTAGATGCAGATATGATAATACTTGGACCGGGTAGCTTGTTTACAAGTATAATTCCTAACCTGCTTATAAAAGATATAAGAGATGTTGTATTAAACTCAAAAGCTTTTAAGCTTTACATATGCAACGTCATGACTCAGTATGGTGAAACAGATGGCTTTACAGCTTCAGACCATGTAAAAGCACTAAATAAAATAGTAACAGGTGATGAAGAGTCAACATTTTTAAATGCAGTACTGCTAAATACAACCATTCCACCGGATGAAGTTCTCAAAAGATACTTAAAAGAAAATTCAGAGCCTGTTGTGGCAGATGTTGGAAATCTATCAAGAATGGGACTTACAGTTTATGCAAAAGATTTATTAGACGAAGGAAACTATGCAAGACATAGTCCTAAAAAATTAGATGCAGCAATTTTAGAAATTATCAACAATTTAAAAGTGCATGCAGTTTAA
- the nadB gene encoding L-aspartate oxidase: protein MQFNRYLTCFNTKELPEERVDTIIVGTGLAGISTAYYLLQLGIKPLLITKKKPGISNSFLAQGGIAAAISPEDSTELHYEDTLKAGKGLCIERNVRLLVEEGLERVIDLINIGVNFDRDEKGFIKLTREGAHSRNRVLHSKDKTGYEIGKTLLSYVKDKVSLADGYYLEEILTDEDRYVGIILSDGNSQKVIRSKSIVLATGGYSAIYLRNTSAYNVAGDTISVAYRAGCELMDLEFVQFHPTAIYLEGKPGWLISEAVRGEGAILVDENGERFIDELKPRDEVAKAIFKKYQEGHKVFLDIKPLLEKGIDFKERFPNVYSMLKEFGLENETRIPVSPSAHYTIGGIKADLNGKTDIKGLFAVGETSSTGVHGANRLASNSLLECIVSGYKTAYTVYLHNIYANILDVDIKNETQTKEQLSKEERAEVLKNIKTIMWEKAGLIRSRESLESAILDLENLYNSIDKFCNVRYLKDLIILGKGICEAALKREESRGVHYRIDFPEENEEFKKHSILEKNFKINHRK from the coding sequence ATGCAGTTTAATAGATATTTAACCTGTTTTAATACAAAAGAATTACCGGAAGAAAGGGTTGATACGATTATTGTTGGAACCGGACTTGCCGGCATCTCTACCGCTTATTATCTCTTGCAGCTTGGCATAAAACCACTACTCATAACAAAGAAAAAGCCGGGTATATCAAACTCTTTCTTAGCTCAGGGTGGAATAGCCGCTGCAATCTCTCCGGAAGATTCTACAGAATTACACTATGAAGATACATTAAAAGCAGGTAAAGGTCTATGCATAGAAAGAAACGTTAGACTTCTTGTTGAAGAAGGATTAGAAAGGGTCATAGATTTAATCAATATTGGTGTAAATTTTGATAGAGATGAAAAAGGTTTTATTAAACTTACAAGAGAAGGGGCACATTCAAGAAATAGAGTCTTACACTCAAAAGACAAAACAGGTTATGAGATAGGAAAAACTCTGCTGTCGTATGTGAAAGATAAAGTAAGCTTAGCAGATGGCTATTATTTAGAAGAGATTTTAACAGATGAAGATAGATACGTAGGAATTATCCTGTCAGATGGAAACAGTCAAAAGGTGATAAGGTCTAAATCTATCGTTTTAGCAACAGGTGGCTATAGTGCAATATATTTACGAAATACCTCTGCTTACAATGTGGCAGGAGATACAATCTCTGTTGCTTATAGGGCAGGCTGTGAGCTTATGGATTTAGAGTTTGTTCAGTTCCATCCAACAGCTATTTACTTAGAAGGAAAACCAGGATGGCTTATATCAGAAGCAGTAAGAGGAGAAGGTGCTATACTTGTTGATGAAAACGGTGAAAGATTTATCGATGAGCTAAAACCAAGAGATGAAGTAGCTAAAGCAATATTTAAAAAATACCAAGAAGGACATAAAGTATTTTTAGACATAAAACCTTTATTAGAAAAAGGTATTGACTTTAAAGAAAGATTTCCTAATGTTTATAGTATGTTGAAAGAATTCGGTCTTGAAAACGAAACAAGAATACCGGTAAGCCCATCTGCCCATTATACGATAGGTGGCATAAAAGCAGATTTAAACGGAAAAACGGATATAAAAGGACTTTTTGCAGTTGGTGAAACTTCGTCAACAGGCGTCCATGGAGCAAACAGACTTGCAAGCAATTCGCTTTTGGAGTGCATAGTATCCGGATATAAAACAGCATATACTGTATATTTACACAATATTTATGCTAATATATTAGATGTAGATATTAAAAATGAAACACAAACAAAAGAACAGTTAAGCAAAGAAGAAAGGGCTGAAGTTTTAAAGAATATAAAAACTATCATGTGGGAAAAGGCAGGGCTAATTAGAAGCAGAGAAAGTTTAGAAAGCGCTATTTTAGACTTAGAAAATCTATATAATTCAATAGATAAATTCTGTAATGTTAGATATCTCAAAGATTTAATAATTCTTGGAAAAGGTATATGTGAAGCAGCTTTGAAAAGAGAAGAAAGCAGAGGTGTTCATTACAGAATTGATTTTCCGGAGGAAAACGAGGAGTTTAAAAAACATTCAATCTTAGAAAAAAATTTTAAAATAAACCATAGGAAGTGA
- the atpC gene encoding ATP synthase F1 subunit epsilon, whose protein sequence is MYRLDVVTPTGSVFSGDVYQTVITTADGEIGILENHMLLLTNITPGKLRIEKADGEVKEFAVTYGVLDVRGDKVIALVEEVFELDKINVENEKKLLEEANQKLQNENLSEEEKEHYEKQILRSQTLLDLASAKV, encoded by the coding sequence ATGTATAGATTGGACGTAGTTACTCCAACAGGTAGTGTATTTAGTGGTGATGTTTATCAGACTGTAATTACAACAGCCGATGGCGAAATTGGTATTCTTGAAAATCATATGCTACTACTTACAAATATAACTCCCGGAAAATTAAGAATTGAGAAAGCTGACGGAGAAGTAAAAGAATTTGCAGTAACTTATGGTGTTTTAGATGTTAGAGGCGATAAGGTTATTGCTCTTGTAGAAGAAGTTTTTGAGCTTGATAAAATTAATGTTGAGAACGAAAAAAAGCTTTTAGAAGAAGCTAATCAAAAGCTACAAAATGAAAATCTTTCAGAAGAAGAGAAAGAGCATTACGAAAAACAAATACTAAGGTCGCAAACTTTATTAGACCTTGCATCTGCTAAGGTTTGA
- a CDS encoding DUF4416 family protein has protein sequence MKNKALIVFALMWNKNKQEYLTKAIDELQKNFGSIILQSKEFGLEYSHYYEKEMGEGLIKKFVLFDEIIDKEDSVKIKKYSMELEDSLRVDGNRTVNIDPVYVDEYQVVALSHKDKGSRIYLSNGVYAEMQLLYHHGSFQPLLWSYLDYKENADFFNEVRRIYLKSEKTRK, from the coding sequence TTGAAAAATAAAGCTTTAATTGTTTTTGCCTTAATGTGGAATAAAAATAAACAAGAATACTTAACAAAAGCCATAGATGAGCTACAAAAAAATTTTGGAAGTATTATTCTTCAATCTAAAGAATTTGGCTTAGAATACTCTCATTATTATGAAAAAGAGATGGGAGAAGGTTTGATAAAAAAGTTTGTTCTTTTTGATGAAATAATAGACAAAGAAGACAGTGTAAAAATAAAAAAGTACTCTATGGAGTTAGAAGATAGTTTACGTGTAGATGGGAATAGAACAGTTAATATAGACCCGGTTTATGTTGATGAATATCAAGTTGTAGCACTTAGCCATAAAGACAAGGGTTCAAGAATATATTTATCAAACGGTGTTTATGCTGAGATGCAGCTACTTTACCATCATGGAAGTTTTCAGCCACTATTATGGAGTTATTTAGACTACAAAGAAAACGCTGATTTTTTTAATGAAGTACGAAGAATTTATTTGAAAAGTGAGAAAACAAGGAAGTGA